A region from the Elusimicrobiota bacterium genome encodes:
- a CDS encoding DNA methyltransferase, whose product MGLSYFVEKETSSIVIPKSKHPKTTIFNDIDLNNWKEYSDIITDSLWLLGARDKSGAHSGEYHGNFIPQIPHQAILRYTKKNEIVLDTFLGSGTTLIECKRLGRNGIGIELLPNTVKRAKELISQEQNPYNLKTDIIEGDNTIAETIEKTKKH is encoded by the coding sequence TTGGGGTTAAGTTATTTTGTTGAAAAAGAGACTTCTTCAATCGTAATTCCAAAATCAAAACATCCAAAAACTACTATTTTTAATGACATTGATTTGAATAACTGGAAAGAATACAGCGATATTATTACAGATAGTTTATGGCTGTTGGGTGCTCGTGATAAAAGCGGTGCTCATAGCGGCGAATATCACGGTAATTTTATTCCGCAGATTCCACATCAAGCGATATTGCGATATACCAAAAAAAACGAAATAGTGCTTGATACCTTTTTGGGAAGTGGCACAACTTTAATTGAATGTAAAAGATTAGGCCGCAATGGGATTGGTATTGAACTTTTACCGAATACAGTAAAAAGAGCGAAGGAACTTATATCGCAGGAACAAAATCCATATAATCTGAAGACGGATATAATAGAAGGGGACAATACTATTGCAGAAACGATAGAAAAAACAAAAAAACACTGA